The Lutibacter profundi region ATTGGACCACGAGTCATATACTCAACTAATTCACCAAAGAAAGGACGTTCATTATGAACGGCATAAAATTCTTCTGCGTTAGCTACTGTCATTTGCGTCATTTTCATTGCTACAATTCTAAAACCCGCAGCATTTATTTTTTCTAATATTGCTCCAATATATCCCTTTTCAACTGAATCAGGTTTAAGCATTGTAAATGTTCTGTTTGTTGCCATTATTTTTATAATTAATTTTTTAAAATTGGGGCAAATATACTATTTTAAACTAAAAGTTGTATTTGCTACTAGTAATTTTGAGTTAAGGTTTCGTGAAGTTTATTGTTTTCACCTCTAATTTCCATAATTACGGTATTGGTTTTAAAATTAAACTTTAAAATTCCAAAGTTCTTTTTTGAAACTACATTGCCAACTCTATACTTATTTGGCTCACCACTATAATTTGTATATGAATGCGTTAACCCACTAGAAGTAAAATCTATTAAAGGGTAGTTTAAACCTGCAATGTTTTTTTTAGAAAACTCAGCAATATGTCTATCTCCAGAAAGGATAATTACATTTTTTGATTTTGTTGTTTTTATTAAATTTTCTAGTTTGTCTACTTCATGTGGCATATTTCCCCAGCTTTCGTAACCGTGTTCTGAAGATAAAAATTGAATACTGCTAACAATTATGGTATAAGAAGCTTTAGAGTTTTCTAACTGATTTTTAAGCCAATTCCATTGTACTTTTCCTAACATAGTTCCCTCTCCATATTTATTGGGTTTATATCTTTTTTTGGTGTCGGTATCAGGAGTTAAAGCGCTTCTAAAATAACGAGTATCTAATAAAATAATTTTTATAGTTTTGTTCATTGTGGTGAAATCTTTCGAGAAATAAACACCTTCTTGTTTCCTTCTTTCATCGTTGTTAGGGACATTGAAAAAGTCTAAAAATAATTGTTGTGATGCCGCTTTTTTAGGATACTCGGCACCACCATCATTTATTCCATAATCGTGATCATCCCAAGTAGCAAGAATATCCATGTTTCTACTAAAATTAGAATAACTTTCATTGTTTTTCAGCATTAAGTAATTTTGCTTTAAATATTCCATATCCTCAGTGTCAGAATAAATAACGTCACCTCCCCATATCCAAATATTAGGATTGTTTTTAACAATTTCATCCCATAAAGTATTTGGTGCATGTTGATTGTTACAAGATCCAAATGCAATTACAAAATCGGTTGTAGTGTTTTTTGAATCTGTAATTTTTTTTGACTTTTCTTCAGTTTTACAAGAAATTAGTGTTACAAATAAGAAGAAAAATAATTTAAAATAATTCATTTTTTAAATTTTAATAATGATTTAACAAGTA contains the following coding sequences:
- a CDS encoding alkaline phosphatase D family protein encodes the protein MNYFKLFFFLFVTLISCKTEEKSKKITDSKNTTTDFVIAFGSCNNQHAPNTLWDEIVKNNPNIWIWGGDVIYSDTEDMEYLKQNYLMLKNNESYSNFSRNMDILATWDDHDYGINDGGAEYPKKAASQQLFLDFFNVPNNDERRKQEGVYFSKDFTTMNKTIKIILLDTRYFRSALTPDTDTKKRYKPNKYGEGTMLGKVQWNWLKNQLENSKASYTIIVSSIQFLSSEHGYESWGNMPHEVDKLENLIKTTKSKNVIILSGDRHIAEFSKKNIAGLNYPLIDFTSSGLTHSYTNYSGEPNKYRVGNVVSKKNFGILKFNFKTNTVIMEIRGENNKLHETLTQNY
- a CDS encoding nucleoside-diphosphate kinase — its product is MATNRTFTMLKPDSVEKGYIGAILEKINAAGFRIVAMKMTQMTVANAEEFYAVHNERPFFGELVEYMTRGPIIAAILEKENAVEDFRALIGATNPADAAEGTIRKLYAASMGENAVHGSDSDENAAIEAAYHFSGREQF